The Pseudomonas bijieensis DNA window CGAGTCGACTTTGGTGTCGATGATCTCACCCACGGCCAGGATGTCGGCGGAAGTTTCTACCAGAGTCACCATGATCACAATGCACATCGACAGGATCGCGGCGATGTGGAAGGTCGGCATGCCGAAATGGAACGGGGTCGGGAAGCCGAACATCGGGCTTTGGCTGACCGATGAAAAATCGGCCATGCCGAGGAACACAGCGATGACAGTGCCAATGACCATCGCCAACAGAATCGATAACCGGGAGATGGTGGCGCTGCCCATTTTGCTCAGCAACAGCACCAGTACCAGGGTCACCGCGGCTAGGCCGATGTTGGCCATGCTGCCGAAATCAGCAGCGTGACTGTTGCCGCCCATCGCCCAACGCGCCGCCACCGGCATCAGGGTCAGGCCGATAGTGGTGATCACGATGCCAGTGACCAAGGGCGGAAAGAATCGGGTGATGCGCGAAAACACCGGGGTAATCAGCAAACCAATCAGCGACGCTGCGATCACCGCACCAAGGATGGCTTGAAAGCCGCCCTCCCCGCCGCTGCCGACAATCGCCACCATGGTCGCGACGCCCGAGAACGATACGCCTTGCACCAAGGGCAACTGGCAGCCGAAAAACGGCAAGCCAAGGGTTTGCAGCAACGTCGCCAAGCCCCCTGCGAACAATGACGCGGCAATCAACAGACCGATATCAGCCGGCGAAAGCCCGGCTGCCTGGCCGATGATCAACGGCACGGCGACGATGCCGCCGTACATGGTCAACACATGTTGCAGGCCGTAAGCCATATTCGCGCCGACGCCAAGGTTTTCGTCCTCGGGCCGTGGGAGTGAAACATGGGGCGTTTTCATGGTTCGGGAATTCCCTGTTTTTTGTTATGGGCACACTGTATTCAAAACTCAGGACAAATGTCCATAGAGTTGTATACAACTTGTTACCCTACCCAGGAACAGGATTCCCGCCCAACAGCTTTTTTATGGCTGGAGCAAGCCCACGACTGCTGGCCGCAACAGCTCGCGAGGCGGTACGCGCAAGTCGAATTCCTGTTCCAGCACGTCGATCAACTCGTCGGCATCGGTGAGCGATCGTCGTTCACTCTCCTGCCCTATCCGGTGCACGGCATAGCTGTTGCCGTTCAGGGTCTTGCGCAGCCCATCACCGGTGCGGGCGACCATCAACCGGCCCATGAACGGCGACTCAGGGTGGCTGCAGACGTACCAATTGCCGAGGGTGTAGTCGATGTCTTCCTGGCGTTGCAGATCGAACAGGTACATCGGCCGCCATTCGTCGGCCACGTTGGCACGCAACAGGTAACCGTCCGCATGGGTCTCGATGCGGTACGGTTCATGGGGCGTGACTTGTGCCTCACGGCTGTCCAGCAGCAGCGGCGCTGTTGGCACCATGCCACCGAAGCCGACGTCGGTGATGTAGCGCACACCCTCGAACGTCACCAGGCTCAGCCGGTGGGTCCGGGCAGTCCAAGTGCCCTCAGGCGCGTTCATCACCACGCGTCCGGTGATGCCCCGGGCCTCGAAACCCAACGCCTGCAACAACGCCAGGAACAATTGGTTGAGTTCATAGCAATAACCGCCGCGTCCTTGCTCGAACACTTTTCGCTCGACCGACTCAAGGTCGATGGGCACGGGTTGGCGCAGCAATGTCGAGAGGGTTTCAAAGGGGAATTCGGCGGTATGGCGCCATTGCAGTTGACGTAACGTGTCGAGGGTCGGCGCGGGGGGCGCATCGAAGCCCAGG harbors:
- a CDS encoding nucleobase:cation symporter-2 family protein, translating into MKTPHVSLPRPEDENLGVGANMAYGLQHVLTMYGGIVAVPLIIGQAAGLSPADIGLLIAASLFAGGLATLLQTLGLPFFGCQLPLVQGVSFSGVATMVAIVGSGGEGGFQAILGAVIAASLIGLLITPVFSRITRFFPPLVTGIVITTIGLTLMPVAARWAMGGNSHAADFGSMANIGLAAVTLVLVLLLSKMGSATISRLSILLAMVIGTVIAVFLGMADFSSVSQSPMFGFPTPFHFGMPTFHIAAILSMCIVIMVTLVETSADILAVGEIIDTKVDSRRLGNGLRADMLSSMIAPIFGSFTQSAFAQNVGLVAVTGIKSRFVVATGGVFLVVLGLLPFMGRVIAAVPTSVLGGAGIVLFGTVAASGIRTLSKVDYRNNVNLIIVATSIGFGMIPIAAPNFYDHFPSWFATIFHSGISSSAIMAIVLNLAFNHLTAGNSDQQSVFAAGTERVLRYQDLAALREGDYFSDGKLHDCDGNEIPVVAESVHEPAGHAPIRLKSSEHV
- a CDS encoding arylamine N-acetyltransferase family protein; amino-acid sequence: MSHSQLSDTARYLRRLGFDAPPAPTLDTLRQLQWRHTAEFPFETLSTLLRQPVPIDLESVERKVFEQGRGGYCYELNQLFLALLQALGFEARGITGRVVMNAPEGTWTARTHRLSLVTFEGVRYITDVGFGGMVPTAPLLLDSREAQVTPHEPYRIETHADGYLLRANVADEWRPMYLFDLQRQEDIDYTLGNWYVCSHPESPFMGRLMVARTGDGLRKTLNGNSYAVHRIGQESERRSLTDADELIDVLEQEFDLRVPPRELLRPAVVGLLQP